A region of Ammospiza nelsoni isolate bAmmNel1 chromosome 8, bAmmNel1.pri, whole genome shotgun sequence DNA encodes the following proteins:
- the ADD3 gene encoding gamma-adducin isoform X2 translates to MSADASQVITTPPPATMPHKERYFDRINENDPEYIRERNMSPDLRQDFNMMEQRKRVTQILQSPAFREDLECLIQEQMKKGNNPTGLLALQQIAEYITGSTFTGFSSSSLSHGMITPINDLPGVDTSSFVKGEKLTRCKLASLYRLADLFGWAHLPNTYITVRVSKEHDHILIIPRGLSFSEASASNLVKVNILGDVVDQGSTALSIDSVGFSPHVAIYSTRPDVRCVIHIHTPATAAVSSMKCGILPISQEALILGDVAYYNYQGSLDEQEERIQLQKVLGPSCKVLVLRNHGVVTLGETLEEAFHYIFNVQLACETQVHALAGAGGIDNLLLLDLQKFKPSTHAVAAMGGGGVNMASQQKWKVGEQEFEALMRMLDNLGYRTGYAYRQPLVREKPRHKSDVEIPATVTAFSFEDDSVPLSPLKFLAQRQQREKTRWLNSPNTYLKVNVPEESWNGETSPRTKITWMKADDSSKTSGGTPIKIEDPNQFVPLNTNPSEVLEKRNKIREQNRYDLKTAGPQSQLLAGIVVDKKPSSPVQFDDEHAPPAPPNPFSHLTEKELEEYKKTIERKQQGLEENHEDFYTQNANLISVEMPVVVVNGKEDAHDVEEDLTRRVSQLSTVESVEITIKGSEKIEEALSPEGSPSKSPSKKKKKFRTPSFLKKSKKKEKVEA, encoded by the exons GCTTTTAGAGAAGATCTGGAATGCCTTATTCAAGAACAGATGAAGAAGGGCAATAACCCCACTGGACTGCTTGCATTACAGCAGATTGCTGAGTACATTACAGGGAGCACTTTTACAGGTTTTTCCTCATCTTCACTCA GCCATGGAATGATTACACCCATCAATGACCTACCTGGGGTAGACACCTCCTCATTTGTTAAGGGAGAAAAACTCACTCGTTGCAAGTTAGCCAGTTTGTACAGATTGGCTGACTTGTTTGGGTGGGCACATTTGCCAAATACCTATATCACA GTAAGAGTAAGCAAAGAACATGACCACATTCTAATTATTCCAAGAGGGCTGTCTTTTTCTGAAGCTTCAGCTTCTAATTTG GTCAAGGTGAACATCCTAGGAGATGTCGTGGACCAGGGAAGCACAGCTCTCAGTATTGACAGTGTGGGCTTCAGTCCGCACGTGGCCATCTACTCCACCCGCCCCGACGTCAGATGTGTCATACACATCCAcacccctgccacagctgct GTTTCTTCTATGAAGTGTGGCATCCTTCCCATATCCCAAGAGGCTCTGATTCTGGGTGATGTTGCTTATTACAACTACCAGGGATCTCTTGATGAACAGGAAGAGAGAATTCAGCTTCAAAAAGTTCTTGGACCCAGTTGCAAG GTATTAGTTTTGAGAAACCATGGTGTGGTAACACTAGGAGAGACACTGGAAGAAGCATTCCACTATATTTTCAATGTGCAACTGGCCTGTGAAACACAG GTTCATGCATTGGCTGGAGCAGGTGGGATAGACAATCTCCTACTACTGGATCTGCAGAAGTTCAAGCCTTCCACACACGCCGTGGCAGCAATGGGAGGAGGTGGAGTTAATATGGCTTCACAACAAAAATGGAAAGTTGGGGAGCAAGAATTTGAAGCACTCATGAGGATGCTGGACAACCTG GGATACAGAACTGGCTATGCCTATAGGCAACCATTAGTCAGGGAAAAACCCAGACATAAGAGTGATGTTGAGATCCCAGCCACTGTGACTGCCTTTTCCTTTGAAGATGATTCAGTCCCACTTTCCCCACTGAAATTCCTTGCACAGAGGCAACAGAGAGAGAAGACAAGATGGCTGAACTCTCCGAACACATACTTGAAAGTGAATGTGCCTGAGGAGTCCTGGAATGGGGAAACCAGTCCCAGGACTAAGATCACG tGGATGAAAGCTGATGACTCCTCTAAGACTAGTGGAGGAACGCCAATCAAAATTGAAGATCCAAACCAATTTGTTCCTCTAAACACAAACCCAAGTGAAGTgttggaaaagagaaataag ATAAGGGAGCAAAACCGATATGACCTAAAGACAGCAGGACCTCAGTCTCAGCTGCTCGCAGGGATTGTAGTGGATAAAAAGCCAAGTTCA CCAGTGCAGTTTGATGATGAGCACGCGCCGCCAGCACCGCCCAACCCGTTCAGCCACCTCACCGAAAAGGAACTGGAAGAGTACAAGAAAACCATTGAGCGCAAGCAGCAGGGCTTGGAAG AAAATCATGAGGATTTCTACACCCAGAATGCCAACCTAATATCTGTGGAGATGCCAGTTGTGGTGGTGAACGGGAAGGAAGATGCACATGACGTGGAAGAGGATCTCACCAGGAGGGTCAGTCAGTTGAGTACTGTGGAGAGTGTGGAGATTACCATTAAAGGCTCTGAAAAGATAGAAGAGGCTCTGTCCCCTGAAGGGTCACCTTCCAAATCCccttcaaagaaaaagaagaaattccGCACCCCATCCTTCCtgaaaaagagtaaaaagaaggagaaggtggaagCATAA
- the ADD3 gene encoding gamma-adducin isoform X1: MSADASQVITTPPPATMPHKERYFDRINENDPEYIRERNMSPDLRQDFNMMEQRKRVTQILQSPAFREDLECLIQEQMKKGNNPTGLLALQQIAEYITGSTFTGFSSSSLSHGMITPINDLPGVDTSSFVKGEKLTRCKLASLYRLADLFGWAHLPNTYITVRVSKEHDHILIIPRGLSFSEASASNLVKVNILGDVVDQGSTALSIDSVGFSPHVAIYSTRPDVRCVIHIHTPATAAVSSMKCGILPISQEALILGDVAYYNYQGSLDEQEERIQLQKVLGPSCKVLVLRNHGVVTLGETLEEAFHYIFNVQLACETQVHALAGAGGIDNLLLLDLQKFKPSTHAVAAMGGGGVNMASQQKWKVGEQEFEALMRMLDNLGYRTGYAYRQPLVREKPRHKSDVEIPATVTAFSFEDDSVPLSPLKFLAQRQQREKTRWLNSPNTYLKVNVPEESWNGETSPRTKITWMKADDSSKTSGGTPIKIEDPNQFVPLNTNPSEVLEKRNKIREQNRYDLKTAGPQSQLLAGIVVDKKPSSPVQFDDEHAPPAPPNPFSHLTEKELEEYKKTIERKQQGLEDAEQELFSDDGSSVSQIQSQTQSPQNVPERLEENHEDFYTQNANLISVEMPVVVVNGKEDAHDVEEDLTRRVSQLSTVESVEITIKGSEKIEEALSPEGSPSKSPSKKKKKFRTPSFLKKSKKKEKVEA; encoded by the exons GCTTTTAGAGAAGATCTGGAATGCCTTATTCAAGAACAGATGAAGAAGGGCAATAACCCCACTGGACTGCTTGCATTACAGCAGATTGCTGAGTACATTACAGGGAGCACTTTTACAGGTTTTTCCTCATCTTCACTCA GCCATGGAATGATTACACCCATCAATGACCTACCTGGGGTAGACACCTCCTCATTTGTTAAGGGAGAAAAACTCACTCGTTGCAAGTTAGCCAGTTTGTACAGATTGGCTGACTTGTTTGGGTGGGCACATTTGCCAAATACCTATATCACA GTAAGAGTAAGCAAAGAACATGACCACATTCTAATTATTCCAAGAGGGCTGTCTTTTTCTGAAGCTTCAGCTTCTAATTTG GTCAAGGTGAACATCCTAGGAGATGTCGTGGACCAGGGAAGCACAGCTCTCAGTATTGACAGTGTGGGCTTCAGTCCGCACGTGGCCATCTACTCCACCCGCCCCGACGTCAGATGTGTCATACACATCCAcacccctgccacagctgct GTTTCTTCTATGAAGTGTGGCATCCTTCCCATATCCCAAGAGGCTCTGATTCTGGGTGATGTTGCTTATTACAACTACCAGGGATCTCTTGATGAACAGGAAGAGAGAATTCAGCTTCAAAAAGTTCTTGGACCCAGTTGCAAG GTATTAGTTTTGAGAAACCATGGTGTGGTAACACTAGGAGAGACACTGGAAGAAGCATTCCACTATATTTTCAATGTGCAACTGGCCTGTGAAACACAG GTTCATGCATTGGCTGGAGCAGGTGGGATAGACAATCTCCTACTACTGGATCTGCAGAAGTTCAAGCCTTCCACACACGCCGTGGCAGCAATGGGAGGAGGTGGAGTTAATATGGCTTCACAACAAAAATGGAAAGTTGGGGAGCAAGAATTTGAAGCACTCATGAGGATGCTGGACAACCTG GGATACAGAACTGGCTATGCCTATAGGCAACCATTAGTCAGGGAAAAACCCAGACATAAGAGTGATGTTGAGATCCCAGCCACTGTGACTGCCTTTTCCTTTGAAGATGATTCAGTCCCACTTTCCCCACTGAAATTCCTTGCACAGAGGCAACAGAGAGAGAAGACAAGATGGCTGAACTCTCCGAACACATACTTGAAAGTGAATGTGCCTGAGGAGTCCTGGAATGGGGAAACCAGTCCCAGGACTAAGATCACG tGGATGAAAGCTGATGACTCCTCTAAGACTAGTGGAGGAACGCCAATCAAAATTGAAGATCCAAACCAATTTGTTCCTCTAAACACAAACCCAAGTGAAGTgttggaaaagagaaataag ATAAGGGAGCAAAACCGATATGACCTAAAGACAGCAGGACCTCAGTCTCAGCTGCTCGCAGGGATTGTAGTGGATAAAAAGCCAAGTTCA CCAGTGCAGTTTGATGATGAGCACGCGCCGCCAGCACCGCCCAACCCGTTCAGCCACCTCACCGAAAAGGAACTGGAAGAGTACAAGAAAACCATTGAGCGCAAGCAGCAGGGCTTGGAAG ATGCTGAACAGGAATTATTCTCAGATGACGGTTCATCTGTGTCACAAATTCAGTCACAAACTCAATCCCCGCAAAATGTCCCAGAAAGATTAGAAG AAAATCATGAGGATTTCTACACCCAGAATGCCAACCTAATATCTGTGGAGATGCCAGTTGTGGTGGTGAACGGGAAGGAAGATGCACATGACGTGGAAGAGGATCTCACCAGGAGGGTCAGTCAGTTGAGTACTGTGGAGAGTGTGGAGATTACCATTAAAGGCTCTGAAAAGATAGAAGAGGCTCTGTCCCCTGAAGGGTCACCTTCCAAATCCccttcaaagaaaaagaagaaattccGCACCCCATCCTTCCtgaaaaagagtaaaaagaaggagaaggtggaagCATAA